A window of Micromonospora eburnea genomic DNA:
CCCGATGCCCCACTCGAAGCCGCACACCACCGCCTGCGGGATCGCCTCCAGGTGACGTGTCGCGGCCGACGAACGGACGGGGAAGCGCCGTTCGGTGAAACCGACCTGCCGCAACGGCGGGGCCAGTACGTGACGACGTAGCGAACCGACGATGGTGGGCATCGCTCCCGCTCTCCTACCGAGGTCGACCGGTCACCGTCAGCTATCGACGGCCGTTCCATCGTCGGTCAACCGGGAGGGCGAGTCTTCTTCCGCTGTGCCCATTGGCCGTGGCCGGACCGGCGACGCCCGGCCCCGGCGGGTGCCGCGCGCCGGCCAGGACCGCACAGCGGGAGAGGACGGCGTCCGGCCTGGTCGGCAGGCTGAATTCGCGACCTTCCCCGCGCGTGCCCGTCCTCGTCCGCCGTCCCGTCGGCGGCGCGCCGGTGCGAATCGGGGCCACGTCAAGCCCGTAAGGAGACTGATGGAACAGTCGAACGTGTTCGCCGATCTGGCGGACGACTGCGCGGAACTCGACCGGCTGCTCGCCACGCTGGGCCCCGACGACTGGGCCCGGCCGACCCCGGCCCCGGGCTGGGAGATCCGCCATCAGGTCGCGCACCTGAGCGCGGTCTTCCGGATGGCCTCCGTCGCGGCCTCCGACGCCCCGGCGTTCCGGGCGCTCATGGAGCAGCTCGGCGACGACTTCGACGCCAACGTGACCGCGGCGCTGTCCCGCTACCTGGACGCCGGGGCGGCGGCACTGCGCGGACGCTGGACCGAGGAGTGGACCACGGCCGTGGAGGGCCTCGCCGCCGTACCGACCGGGCAGGTCGTGCCCTGGCTGGTCCGCCCGCTGCCGGCTCCGGTCCTCGCCGCCGCCGGGATGATGGAACTGTTCGCCCACGGCCAGGACATCGCCGACGCCCTGGGCGTACGGCGAGAGCACACCGACCGGATCCGGCACATCGTCGACTTCGCCGTCCGGACGTGGGACTTCGGCTACCTCAGCCGCAACCAGACGCCGCCGGAGCAGGGGTTCCGGTACGAACTGACCGCGCCGTCCGGCGCGCTGTGGACGCACGGCCCGGAGGGCGCCGAGCTGATCCACGGTCCCGCCCTCGACCTCTGCCTCCTCGTCACCCGCCGACGGCACCGGGACGACCTCGCGCTGAGCGCGGTCGGCGCCGACGCCGACCACTGGCTGGACATCGCCCAGGCGTACCGCGGGCCGGCCGGCCCGGGCCGCCGACCGGGCCAGTTCGACCCGCCCACGGCCGGCGCGTCCGACGGCACCGGGGAGACCCGCTGATGGCCGGGACCGCGGCGGCCGATCCGGTACGGACCGCGACGCTGGAGGCCTTCGCCGACACGATCATCCCCGGCGTCAAACGCTTCCCCGAGGACCGCGCCATCGCCGGGGTGGTGGACGACCCCGGCGCGGTGGAGGCGGGCGCGCTCGAACTGCTCGCGCACTCCGCGCTGGGGCTGGCCGAGGCGCTGGACGGCATGGCGGGGCTGCTCAACATGCACGCGCAGAACCACGCCCGGGCCAGTCGGCTCGTCCTGGACCCGACGGTGCCGCCGTTCGTCGCGCTCGACTTCGACGCCCGGACCGCCCTGGTGCAGGAGCTGACCGACCCGACGCACCCGGAGCGGGAGGTGTGGTTCGGGGTCGCCCTCTTCTGCACCATGGCCTTCGACAGCGCGCCGCACCTGTCCACCGGGGACGCGCTCGAACAGGGGCATCCCGGCCTGTCCGTCCTCGGTTACCGCAGCCCGGACGAGGACGGGCTGTGGCGTTTCCCGCGCTTCTCCTACCAGCGGCAGCTGGCCACCGTCCACCCGCAGACCACGGCGACAGGAAACCCGGCATGACCAGCATCGAGCAGACCGACGTCGTCGTCGTGGGCAGTGGCTTCGGCGGCGCGATCCCGGCGTACCACCTCGCCGCCGGTGGGGCCCGGGTCGTGGTGCTGGAACGGGGCCCGTGGCTCGCCAGCGACGAGTTCGACCACGACTTCCTCCTCGGCTCGTCGTACACCCGGATCTTCGACTTCACCGTCGGTGACGGGATGAGCGTGCTCGCCGGCAACTGCGTCGGCGGCGGCAGCGTCGTCTACTTCGCCACGATGCCCCGCGCGCCCCGGTTCGTCTTCGAGCGCACCGGCAGCCTCGGTCGGCGGATGTGGCCGGCCGCGATCAGCCGGGACACCCTGGACCCGTGGTACGACGTGGTCAGCGGCGCGCTGCCGGTGACCGAGCAGTCCTGGAACGACGTGCCCTTCGCCGGCGGGCTGTTCGCCGCCGCCTGCGCCCACGCCGGACGGACCGCGAACCCGGTCCCGTCCGCGATCGACAAGCCCCGCTGCACCAACTGCAACTGGATGATGGCCGGCTGCCGGTTCGACGCCAAGCGGTCCCTGCTGCTGAACTACCTGCCCGCCGCGCTGGCCCACGGCGCGCGGATCCGGCCGCTGCACGAGGTGCAGCGGCTTTCCCGCACCCCGGAGGGCGGCTACCGGGTCCACTACGACGTGGTCGACGGCGAGGACTACCGGGTCACCCGGGGCAGCGGCGTGATCGAGGCGAAGATGGTGGTGCTCGCGGCCGGCGCCGGGGCCACCCCGGTCATCCTCCAGCGCTCGGAGGCCGATCTCGGCGCCATGCCGGCGGCCGTCGGCCGCTACTTCTCCGGCAACGGCGAGCGGCTGAACACCGCCGTGGTGGACGACGACCGGGCCCGCGAACTCCTCGGGCTCGACCGGGGCGACGGCACGGCGTACGAGGCGTACCAGATCGGCAAGGGCCCGTGCGTGGCCACCTGGGACAAGCTCGACGCCACGCTGCCCGAGTACAGCCGCTACTCCCTGGAGCAGCTGTACTTCCCGCCCGGCCTCGGCACCGTACTCGCCCAGGTGCCCGGCGCCACCGGTCCGACCTGGTTCGGTCGGGAGAAGAAGGAGATGCTGCGCCGGTGGCGCTCCTGGCTGACCGTCTTCGCGATGACCGAGGACGACAACGAGGGTGTCTTCGGCCCCCCGCCGGCACGCGGGAACGCCGAGCGGATCGCCCAGCAGATGCTCGGACGCGGTTCACTGCGCTACGACCCGACCGAGAACACGCTGCGGGGCTGGGCCGAGTCCGACGCCGACGTCCGGGACATCCTGGAGCGGGACGGGCTGGCCCGGGTACGGCCGTGGACGAACGACCAGGTGGGGGCGTACACCGTCCACCCGCTGTCCTCCTGCCGGATCGGGGACGACCCGGCGACCTCCGCCCTGGACGACCGGCACGAGCTGCGCAACCACCCCGGCATCTTCGTCACCGACGGCTCGGCGGTCCCGGGAGCGCTGACCGTCAACCCGGCCCTGACCATCGCCGCGCTGGCCGAACGCGCGATCCCAGGCCTGGTCCGGGCCGCGCGGCAGCGGGGCGTCGCCGTCACGTACGGCGCGCCCTCCCCGGACGGCAGCCGGACGACGGCTGTGCCCCCGCCACGGGACGCGTGACGGACGGGCCGGACCAGCACAGGAGACCTGCCATGGGCACACTGCTCGCCCGGCTGACCCGCCGGGTGACCCAGAGCCACATCGAACACCTGAGCGCCGTCCCGGCGCGGGCCGCACCCGGTCTGGTCCGGCACGTCTACCGGCGGCTCGAGCGGGAGTTCGGCCTGCTCGCGCCGCCGGTCACGCTGCACGCCGCCGCGCCGGCCCTCCTCGCCGCCTGCTGGCTGATGCTGCGCGAGGCGCTGCTGGCCGACGGCCCGGTCGGACGGGACACCCGGGAGGCCGTGGCGGCAGCGGTCTCCCTGGCCAACCGCTGCCCGTACTGCGTCGAGGTCCACGGCAGCGCGCTGCGCGGGCTGCTGCGGGGGCCGGACGCCGGCGCGGTCGCCGACGACCGGCTCGCCGAGATCACCGAGCCGCGACTGCGCGAGATCGTCGAGTGGTTCCGGCACGACGGCGACGCCCCGGGCGTCCGCCCGCCCCGGCTGGACGCCGCCGAACTCGCCCAGCTCGTCGGCGTCGCGGTGCTGTTCCACTACCTCAACCGGATGGTGAACGTCTTTCTGGCGCCCTCGCCCCTGCCGGTCGCGCTGCCGCCGGCCGCGGAACGGGCGGCTCGCTGGCTCGCCGCCGTGACGATGGGCCGACTGGCCCGCCGGGGCGGCGACGCGGGCGCCGACCTGGACCTGCTCCCGCCGGCCCCGGTGCCGCCGGATCTCGCCTGGGCGCGGGCCGACAGCACCCTGGCCACCGCGTTCGCCCGGGCCTGCGCCGCCGTCGACGAGGCCGCGGAACGGGCGGTGCCCCCGTCCGTGCGGGGGCTCCTGCTCGATCTGCTGGCCGGCCCGGCAGGGCTGCGGGCGGTGTCGGACCGGGCCACGCTGGAGGCGGCGCTCGACGATCTGCCGGCGGAGGACCGGGCGGCGGGGCGGCTCGCGCTGACCGTCGCGTTCTTCTCGTACCGGGTCACCGACGCGATGGTCGCGGGCTACCGCCTCGACGAGCCCGCCGACCGCCGGCTGCTGGAGCTGGTCTCCTGGGCCAGCCTCACCGCGGCCCGGGCGGCCGGGTCGCGGCTGTACGCGGCGTGGCACGCCGGCCACGGCCAGCCGCCGGGGCAGGGGCGGGCCGGGTGACGCCGGACGTACGCCGCCTGCTGGTTCCTGCTGTCGTTGCTGGCCGCTTCGGCCACGACCGGGCTCACCGCCGGCTCGGTGGCCCTCTCGTGACCTCGGTGATGGCACCGCCGATGCTGCGGTGGACGCTCGGCCGGGTCCGGGTCGACGCCGAGGAGCGGCGACGGCAACTGCGCATCGAGGGACAGGACCCGCTGCCGGCGTCCCGGCCGGCAGCGTAGCCACCGCGCCCACGGTCGCGGACCGTCACCGCGGCCCGCGACCGTCGCCGGGCCTGGCCCGGCCGGCACCGCGCTCCGTCCCGGTCCCCAGGTAGGAAGGTGGCGGCCCGCCGGCGCGGGCCGCCACGTCGGCAGCGGGTCGGTCACACGATGTGTACGTGCGGGACGTAGAGGATCCAGCGACCGCCCTGCTCGACGAACCGGCGCTCCTTGGCCATGATCTCCTCCGCGTGGTTCCAGGCGAACAGCAGCGCGTAGTCGGGATACGGGTCCGCGAACGCCTCGTGCGGTCGTACCGGGATGTGCGCGCCCGGGGAGAGCCGGCCCTGCTTCTCCGGGGTGGTGTCGCAGATGTACGGCACCAGGTCGGGCCCGATGCCGCAGTAGTTGGTGACGGTCGCGCTCTTGGAGGTGGCGCCGTAGCCGACCACCCGCCGCCCCGCGTCGCGCAGGTCGGTCAGCAGCGCGACCAGGTCCGCCCCGATCCGGTCGATCTGCCGGCCGAAGCGGGCGTACGTGTCGTGCTCGCCGAGGCCGTACCGGGCCTCGTCGTCGATCATCCGGGCCACGCTGTCCCGGCGCGGACGCGCCCCGGGGCGGGCGACGGTGTAGCGCAGCGACCCGCCGTGGATCGGGATGTGCTCCACATCGACCAGTTGGAAGCCGAACCGGGCCGTCATCGCGTCCACCGCGCGCACCGAGAACAGGTAGAAGTGCTCGTCGTAGATCTGGTCGAAGTACGCGTACTCGACGATGTCGGCGACGTACCGGTCCTCGAACACGAAGATCCCGTCCGGCGCGAGCAGGCGGTCGACCCCACGGAACACCTCGTCGATGTCCGCGATGTGGCTGATGGTGTTGGCCGAGAAGATGACCTTCGCCGGGCCCCGCTCGGCGCGGATCGTGGCGGCGGAGCGCTCGTCGAAGAAATCGACCCGGACCTCGGCGCCCCGGGCGGCGGCCGCCTGCGCGGCACCGGCCGACGGGTCCACGCCGAGGTGCCGTACGCCGGCCGCGCCGAGCGTACGCAGCAGCAGTCCGTCGTTGCAGCCGATCTCGACGACCAGGTCACCGGGGTCGGTCAGTTCGGTGTCCCGCAGCCAGCCGGCGACCGCCTCGAAGTGGCTGCGCAGTCCGTCCGAGGTGGACGACCGGTACGGGTAGTCGGCCCGGAACATGTGGTCGGTCGGCATGGCCTCCAGCTGTTGGACCATCGCGCAGTCGGCGCAGATGCCGACGGCCAGCCGGAAGAACCGCTCCGAGCCGAGGTCCTGCGGCCTGAGGAAGGCGTTGGAGACCGGCTGCCGACCGAGATCCACCCATTCGCGTACCGGCCCCGCGCAGAGTCGGCACGCCGGGGCGGCTGACCCCAGCTCACGGCTATTCACGTCGTCGTACTCCTTCGCGGTGTCGCACCCTCGGCCCGCCCGCGTCCCGCGCGTCGCGTACCGGTGGACGTTCGGCCGGGGCGACGGCGCCGGTGCCGGCCCGTCGCGGGCCCGCCGCGCCGGAGGTCGTCGGCGGCCGGCCCGCCGTGCCGATGGTGCTGGAGGCGGCCCTTCCGCCACCCGTCATCGTCGCGACCGGTACGGGGCCGGGGCACATTCCAGCGTGCTCGACCGCGGGGGCCCCGACGCGGGTCCACCTCGGCGGCGTGAGCCGGCCGCCGGCCGCACGGGTGGGCAAGGAGAGAGATGCCGGTACCGGTGATCGGCGACAGGATCGGTGGCATCGGGCGGGACGCAGCGCATCCCAGATCACCGACCAGAGGCTGTGGCCGATGGCTGACGATCCCGCCGAGTTCTCTCCCGGTCCGGTGCTGCGGCAACAGCGCCGGACCGGGAGTTGATCTTTGTAGCGAGGGTGAGGAGACGAGCATGCCCAGTGCCACCACACCGGTCGACTCGACGGATCCGCCGGGCCACCCGGCGACCGGAGCCGCCGGGCGCCGGACCGGGGAGGAGGACCGGCGTGGCTGAGCCGCACACCGTCGCCGTCGTCGGTATGGGCTACGTCGGCTCCTGCGTCGCGGCCACGCTTGCCGACCGCGGCCTGTCCGTCGTCGGTGTCGACACCGACGCCGACCTGGTGAGCCGCCTGAACCGCGGCACCACCCCGCTCGCGGAGCCGGGGCTGACCGAACTCGTCGCGGCCGGGGTCCGCAGCGGCCGGCTACGGGCGACGACCGACCAGGAAGCCGTCGCCGACGCCGACGTCGTCCTGCTCACCGTCGCCACCCCGGTACGAGCGGACGGGTCGCTGGACGACGACCACCTGCGGGCGGCCTGCGCGGCACTGGGCAGGAGCCTGCGCGCCGGTCAACTGGTGATCCTCAAGAGCACCGTCCCGCCCGGAACGACGAGGGACCTCGTCCGGCCGTTGCTGGAGTCGAGCGGTCTGCGGGCCGGCACCGACTTCGCCCTGGCCTTCGCGCCCGAACGGCTCGCCGAGGGCACGGCGTTGGCGGACCTGCGCGCCCTCCCGGTCGTCGTCGGCGGCATCGACCCGCACAGCACGCGGGTCGCCGCGGACTTCCTGCGCGGCGCGCTCGGCGCCGACACGCTCCCCCAGGAGTCCCTGGAGGCCGCCGAGATCGTCAAGCTCGCCGACAACTGGTGGATCGACCTCAACATCGCCCTGGCCAACGAGCTGGCCATGTTCTGCGACCTGTACGGGGTCGACGTGCTGGACGTGATCAGCGCGGCGAACTCCATCCCGAAGGGGAACGGGCACGTCAACATCCTGCGGCCGAGCGTCGGCGTCGGCGGCTCCTGCCTGACCAAGGACCCGTGGATGGTGTGGCAGTCCGCGCGACGGCACGGGCTGGAGATCACCACCGCCCCGGTGGGCCGCGAGGTCAACCAGCGGATGCCCGGCTACACCGCCCGGCTGATCCTCGACGACCTCGACGCCCGCCGGGTGCCCCCGTCCGAGGCGACGGTGGCGGTGCTCGGCCTGGCCTTCAAGAACGACACCGGCGACCTGCGGGCCACCCCGGCCAGGGCGGTCGTGGAGGCGCTGCTGGCGTCCGGCGTCCGGTTGCGGATCCACGATCCGCTGGTCGACCCGGTGCGGGCCCAGGAGATCTTCGGCCTGCCGGTCACCACCACGGTCGAGGAGACCGTACGGGACGCCCACTGTGTCGCCCTGCTGGCCATGCACCGGAACTTCGCGGCCCTCGACTTCGCCCGGCTCCCCGTCGCCGAGTCCTGCCTCGTCCTGGACGGCCGCGCCTACCTGCCCAAGGAGAGAATCGCCATGCTGGAGCGCCTGGGCTACACCTACCGCGGGGTGGGTCGATGAGCGCCCCCCGGGTCGTCGTCACGGGCGGCCACGGGTTCGTCGGCAGCCACCTGGCGGAGCGGCTGGTCACCGCCGGGGCCGACGTCACCGTGTTCGACAGCGGCGACCCACCGCCGCACCTCGACCTGCTGCGCCGCAACGCCCGGCACGTCCGGGGCGACGTCCGGGACCCCGACCAACTGGCGGCGGCGATCACCCCCGGTGTGGACACGGTCTATCACCTCGCCGCGGCCGTCGGCGTGGACACCTACCTGGACAGCCCGCTGGACGTCATCGACGTCAACTTCGTCGGGACGCAGCGGGTGCTGGAGCGCGCCACGCGGGTCGACGCGCGCGTCGTGGTCGCCAGCACCAGCGAGATCTTCGGCAAGAACCCGGCGGTGCCGTGGCGTGAGGACGCCGACCGGGTGCTCGGGCCGACCACCGCCCAGCGGTGGTGCTACTCCACCAGCAAGGCCCTCGCCGAACACCTCACCTTCGGGTTCGTGCGGCAGCACGGCCTCGCCGCCGGTGTGGTCCGCTACTTCAACGTCTACGGCCCCCGGCAGCGGCCGGCGTACGTGATCAGCCGCAGCGTGCACCGCGCGTTGAACGGCCGCCCGCCGATCGTCTACGACGACGGCCACCAGACGCGCAGCTTCACCTACGTGACCGACGCGGTCGAGGGCACCATCCTCGCCGGGGCCAGCGAACAGACCATCGGCGAGGCGATCAACATCGGCAGCATGCGGGAGACCAGTGTCGCCGACGCGGTCGCCCTCGTCGCCGCGGTGACCGGAGCCGACGGCGGCGCGGTGGCGGTCGACACCGCCGAGCAGCTCGGCGCGGGATACCAGGACCTGCCGCGCCGCATCCCCGACGCCAGCCGGGCCCGGCTGCTGCTGGGCTGGAGCGCGGAGACCGAGCTCCGGGAGGGCCTGACCCGGACCGTGGCGTGGGCGCGCGCCAACCCGTGGTGGTTGTCCCGGCCCGACACCGGGGCCGGCCGGTGAGCTCCGGAACCCGTCCGCTGACCGGGGACGAGTACCTTGAGACGCTCCGCGACGGCCGCGCGGTCTACCTGCACGGCGAGCGGGTCCGGGACGTCACGAGCCATCCCGCGTTCCGCAACCCGGTGCGGATGACCGCCCGGCTGTACGACGCGCTGCACGCCGAGGAACACCGATCCGTGCTCACCACCGCCTGCGACGCCCCGGGCAGCGACGGCTACACGCACCGGTTCTTCACGACCCCGCGCAGCGCCGAGGACCTCGTCGCCGACGAGCGGGCCATCGCCGCCTGGGCCCGGATGAGCTACGGCTGGCTGGGCCGCAGCCCGGACTACAAGGCGTCGTTCCTCGGCACCCTGGGCGCCAACGCCGACTTTTACGAGCCCTTCGGCGACAACGCGCGCCGCTGGTACCGGGAGTCGCAGGAGAAGGTGCTCTACTGGAGTCACGCCATCGTCCACCCGCCGGTGGACCGCTCGCGCCGTCCCGACGAGGTGGCCGACGTGTTCGTGCACGTGGAGCGGGAGACCGACGCCGGGGTGGTGGTCAGCGGCGCGAAGGTGGTGGCGACCGGGGCCGCCCTGACCCACCACACGTTCGTCGCCCACTACGGCCTCCCGGTGGCCCGGCGGGAGTTCGCGCTGGTCGCCGCCGTGCCGACGGACGCGCCGGGCGTACGGCTGATCTGCCGTCCGTCCTACACGGCCACCGCGAACGTCATGGGCAGCCCGTTCGACTACCCGTTGTCGTCCCGGTTGGACGAGAACGACACCATCCTCGTGCTCGACCAGGTCCTCATCCCGTGGGAGAACGTCTTCATCTACGGCGACCTGGCCAAGGTGCAGACGTTCGCCGGCCGGTCCGGGTTCACCGAGCGGTTCACCTTCCACGGCTGCGTACGGCTCGCGGTGAAGCTGGAGTTCCTGGCCGGTCTGCTGGCCAAGGCGCTGGAGACGACCGGCACCGCCGACTTCCGGGGCGTACAGAGCCGCCTCGGTGAGGTGCTGGCCTGGCGGAACCTGTTCCAGGGGCTGGCCGGCGCGGCGGCCCGCGACCCGGTGCCGTGGCACGACGGCTCCGTCCTGCCCAATCCCCGCTACGGTCTGGCGTACCGGTGGTTCATGCAGGTCGGGTACCCCCGGGTGCGGGAGATCGTGCTGCAGGACGTGGCCAGCGGCCTCATCTACGTCAACTCGGGCACCGAGGACTTCGCCAGCCCCGAGGTACGCCCGTATCTGGACCGGTACCTCCGGGGCTCGCAGGGGGTCGAGGCGGTCGACCGGGTGAAGGTGATGAAACTGCTGTGGGACGCCGTCGGCTCCGAGTTCGGCGGCCGGCACGAGTTGTACGAGCGCAACTACTCCGGCAACCACGAGAACACCCGGGTCGAGCTGCTGTCGGCGGCGATCGCCGGCGGCGACCTGGACCGGTGCAAGGCCCTCGTCGACGCCTGCCTGGACGAGTACGACCTGGACGGCTGGCGGGTGCCCGACCTCACGTCGTACGACGGTCCGCGGCCGCTGCGCGGCCAGGGTTGACCGTCGCCGCCTCGAACGGATGCCGCCGCCGGTGACCGGCGGCGGCATCCGCGCGTACGGGGGGGGTGCCGGTTCAGCCGTCGGCCAGGATCGCGGCCACCGCCCCGGCGTCCCCGGAGTCGTGGGCCGCGACCAGGGCCGCGAAGCGTTCGGCCGGCATGACGCGTACCCCGAGGGTGGCCGCCTTGTCGGCCTTCGAACCGGCGCCCTCGCCGACGACCACCAGATCCGTACGGGCGGAGACCGACGAGGACGCGGTCCCGCCGAGCCGCTCCACCGCCTCGTTGCCCTCGTTGCGGGTCAGCCCCGGCACGGCACCGGTCACCACGACCCGCATCGGCGTACCGTCGGGTCGACGCAGCGGCGTGCCGCCCGGCTCGGCCCCGGCAGGCTCGTCACCGGCCACGGAAGCGGTGCCGCCGGCAGGACCGGCCGCGCCCGGCTCGACCATGTTGACGCCGCGCGCGACCAGCTTGTCGATCAGCGGGGTCAGCTCCACGAGGTCGGCGGCGATGGTCTCGGCCCGCTCCGGGCCGATCCCCTCCACCTGCTGCAGTTCCGCCACGCCCGCGTCGAGCAGCGCCCGCATGGTGCCGAAGTGCCGGGCGAGCCGGCGGGACAGGGCCCGCCCGGTCATCCGGACGCCGAGCCCGATCAGCACCCGTGAAAGGGGGCGTCGCGTGGTCGCCTGGATGCTCGCGACGAGCTTGGCCGCCGAGATCTCGCCCATCCGGTCCAGGGTGACCAACCGGTCCGCGTCGAGGTCGTACAGGTCGGCCGGATCGGTGACCATCCCCGCGGCGACCAGCCCGTGGATGATCTTGTCACCGAGCCCCTCGATGTCCATCGCGTCCCGGGTGGCGAAGTACGCCAGCGCCTCGTGCGCGCCGCAGGCCCGTCCGCGCGCGCATCGCCAGCGCTTCTGCGTCCGGTCCAGTGGGCCGTCGCAGCGCGGGCAGGTCACCGGCGCCTCGTACGGGGTCGACGCCGGGTCACGTTCGTCGAGCTTGGCACCGGTGATCTCGGGGATGACGTCGCCGGCGCGGCGGACGAAGACGACGTCACCGACCCGGACGTTGCGCCGGGTCAGGTCGTCGAAGTTGTGCAGCGTCGCCGACGTGACGGTGACGCCGCTGATCTGCACGGGTTCGAGCACCGCCACCGGGGTGACCACCCCGGTGCGGCCGATCTGCACCTCGATCCCGAGCAGCCGGGTGGTGCGGGTGTCGGCGGGGAACTTGCAGGCGATGCCCCAGCGCGGCGCTCGGCTCGACGACCCGGCCGCCTCCCGGTCCTGCGGCAGGTCCGCCTTGACGACCGCGCCGTCGACGCCGTACCCGAGGGTGCCGCGCGCGGTGCGCAGCGCCTCCACCGCCGCGACCGCGTCGTCGATGGTGGCGCAGACCGTCATGCCGCCCGTGGCGGCGGTGGTCGTGACGCCGAGGTCGGCCAGGGCGGTCATCTCCACGGAGTGGGGCACGGGGCCGGCCGCGTCGGCCACCGCCCCGCGCACGCCGTAGGCGATGAAGGACAGCGGCGCGTCGTAGGCGCGGCCCTCCGCGCGGAGGGTGCCGGCGGCGGCGCTGCGCGGATGCGCGAACGGCGGCTCCCCGTGCCCGGTACGCATCTCGTTGGCCACCACGAAGTCCGCGTCGGTCATGAAGACCTCGCCGCGGACCTCGATCGTCACCGGCCGGGCGAGCTGTCCCGGGAGGCCGACCGCCCGCCGCGCCTGGCCCGTCACGTCCTCCCCAGCCCGGCCGTCGCCCCGGGTGGCGACCCGCGCCAGTCGGCCGTCGACGTACCAGGCGGCGATGGCGAGCCCGTCGATCTTCGGCTCGACCACGAGCCCGGCGGCCGGGCGGCCGAGCAGCTTCTCCAGGCGGCCGGCCCACCGGCGCAGCTGCTCCTCGCCGAAGACGTTGTCCAGCCCGAGCATCGGCTCGCTGTGCGGCACGTCGCCGCCGGCCGCCACCCCCGCGCCGACCAGTTCGGTGGGGGAATCCGCGGGCTTCCAGTCCGGCCGCAGCGTCTCGGTGGCCGCGACCCGCGCCAGCAGGGCGTCGTAGGTCGCGTCGTCCATCCGCAGGTCGCTGCCGTTGTGGTACGCGGCGGCGGCGGCGCGGACCGCGGCCAGAGCCTCGGCGTAGGCGGCCCGCTCGGCGAAGGGGGTGGCCGCCTCGGCGTCCACGATCGGCGGGTCGGCCGGCGACGACGGTGTGGTCCAGGTGTCGGTCATCTGGGGCGGTGGCCTCCTCGATCGGCCGTCAGCCCGCCCCCGGGAGCGGAGGCGGGCTGACGGGAAGCGCGGGATGTCTATCGCCGGGTCCGGGCGTCCTGGGCGAGGCTCTCGAGG
This region includes:
- a CDS encoding 4-hydroxyphenylacetate 3-hydroxylase family protein, yielding MSSGTRPLTGDEYLETLRDGRAVYLHGERVRDVTSHPAFRNPVRMTARLYDALHAEEHRSVLTTACDAPGSDGYTHRFFTTPRSAEDLVADERAIAAWARMSYGWLGRSPDYKASFLGTLGANADFYEPFGDNARRWYRESQEKVLYWSHAIVHPPVDRSRRPDEVADVFVHVERETDAGVVVSGAKVVATGAALTHHTFVAHYGLPVARREFALVAAVPTDAPGVRLICRPSYTATANVMGSPFDYPLSSRLDENDTILVLDQVLIPWENVFIYGDLAKVQTFAGRSGFTERFTFHGCVRLAVKLEFLAGLLAKALETTGTADFRGVQSRLGEVLAWRNLFQGLAGAAARDPVPWHDGSVLPNPRYGLAYRWFMQVGYPRVREIVLQDVASGLIYVNSGTEDFASPEVRPYLDRYLRGSQGVEAVDRVKVMKLLWDAVGSEFGGRHELYERNYSGNHENTRVELLSAAIAGGDLDRCKALVDACLDEYDLDGWRVPDLTSYDGPRPLRGQG
- the ligA gene encoding NAD-dependent DNA ligase LigA, which translates into the protein MTDTWTTPSSPADPPIVDAEAATPFAERAAYAEALAAVRAAAAAYHNGSDLRMDDATYDALLARVAATETLRPDWKPADSPTELVGAGVAAGGDVPHSEPMLGLDNVFGEEQLRRWAGRLEKLLGRPAAGLVVEPKIDGLAIAAWYVDGRLARVATRGDGRAGEDVTGQARRAVGLPGQLARPVTIEVRGEVFMTDADFVVANEMRTGHGEPPFAHPRSAAAGTLRAEGRAYDAPLSFIAYGVRGAVADAAGPVPHSVEMTALADLGVTTTAATGGMTVCATIDDAVAAVEALRTARGTLGYGVDGAVVKADLPQDREAAGSSSRAPRWGIACKFPADTRTTRLLGIEVQIGRTGVVTPVAVLEPVQISGVTVTSATLHNFDDLTRRNVRVGDVVFVRRAGDVIPEITGAKLDERDPASTPYEAPVTCPRCDGPLDRTQKRWRCARGRACGAHEALAYFATRDAMDIEGLGDKIIHGLVAAGMVTDPADLYDLDADRLVTLDRMGEISAAKLVASIQATTRRPLSRVLIGLGVRMTGRALSRRLARHFGTMRALLDAGVAELQQVEGIGPERAETIAADLVELTPLIDKLVARGVNMVEPGAAGPAGGTASVAGDEPAGAEPGGTPLRRPDGTPMRVVVTGAVPGLTRNEGNEAVERLGGTASSSVSARTDLVVVGEGAGSKADKAATLGVRVMPAERFAALVAAHDSGDAGAVAAILADG